In Candidatus Edwardsbacteria bacterium, one genomic interval encodes:
- the sucC gene encoding ADP-forming succinate--CoA ligase subunit beta gives MNIHEYQARQLLRDHGIPVKPDFMAVSVDEVEQKLSRLIGPPWIVKAQAHTGGRGKAGGVKLAKSKDEALTHSKNILGMILVTPQTGPRGKLVRRIMVAEDTRIAKEYYLGFLADRATASYIFIGSTEGGVEIEKVAAETPDKIIKVAVDPVSGYRAYHGTEMSRRLGFKGALAKQLNQVMSGMYQLFISKDASLVEINPLVRTPEDTLFALDAKITFDDNGLARHPEIQALRDIDEEDPNEVLASKHDLSYIKLDGTIGCLVNGAGLAMATMDIVKHYGGSPANFLDVGGSASTEKVTEAFKIILSDPNVRGILVNIFGGIMKCDVIAEGIVAASKTLGVKVPIVARLDGTNVEQGKKILAGSGLKIIPAASLGEAAQLIVKEAATG, from the coding sequence ATGAACATTCACGAATACCAAGCCCGCCAACTTTTGCGCGACCACGGGATCCCGGTCAAACCGGATTTCATGGCCGTCAGCGTTGACGAGGTGGAGCAAAAACTCTCCCGGCTGATCGGCCCGCCCTGGATCGTCAAGGCCCAGGCCCACACCGGCGGAAGGGGCAAGGCCGGCGGGGTCAAGCTGGCCAAGTCCAAGGACGAGGCATTGACCCACTCAAAAAACATTCTGGGCATGATCTTGGTTACGCCCCAGACCGGGCCCAGGGGAAAACTGGTACGCCGGATTATGGTGGCCGAGGACACCCGCATCGCCAAGGAATACTATCTGGGCTTTTTGGCCGACCGGGCCACCGCCAGCTACATCTTCATCGGCTCCACCGAGGGCGGGGTGGAGATCGAAAAAGTGGCGGCGGAAACGCCGGACAAGATCATCAAGGTGGCGGTCGACCCGGTGTCCGGTTACCGCGCCTACCACGGAACGGAGATGTCCCGCCGGCTGGGCTTCAAGGGCGCTTTGGCCAAACAGCTCAATCAAGTGATGTCCGGGATGTACCAGCTGTTCATCAGTAAGGACGCCTCGCTGGTGGAGATCAACCCGCTGGTGCGGACGCCCGAGGACACGCTGTTTGCGCTGGACGCCAAAATAACCTTCGACGACAACGGCCTGGCCCGGCACCCCGAGATACAAGCCTTGCGGGACATAGACGAGGAGGACCCCAACGAGGTGCTGGCCTCCAAACATGACCTCAGCTACATCAAGCTGGACGGGACCATCGGCTGCCTGGTGAACGGGGCCGGCCTGGCCATGGCCACCATGGACATCGTCAAGCATTACGGCGGCAGCCCGGCCAACTTTCTCGATGTCGGTGGTTCCGCCTCGACGGAAAAGGTGACCGAGGCTTTCAAGATAATTTTGTCCGATCCCAACGTCCGGGGCATACTGGTGAACATCTTCGGCGGGATCATGAAGTGCGACGTGATCGCCGAGGGGATAGTGGCGGCCTCCAAGACCCTGGGGGTGAAGGTGCCGATAGTGGCCCGGCTGGACGGAACCAACGTGGAACAGGGAAAAAAGATACTGGCCGGCTCAGGCCTGAAGATAATCCCGGCTGCGTCGCTGGGCGAGGCGGCCCAGTTGATAGTCAAAGAAGCAGCTACAGGATAA
- a CDS encoding NADP-dependent malic enzyme encodes MADFDLSLDDLDKLFPAGFTQLQIAQGKTVLLKELALGLHKFYGGKMTTLPKAGLYGKNWFNLWYTPGVSGVSTAIRDDQQASFDLSNRGNLVAVVSDSTRVLGDGDCGPAGGLGVMEGKAFLMKYLGGVDAVALCMDSRDQNGKPDAQKIIDFVKMAQPSFGAVNLEDISQPNCYKVLDTLREECGIPVWHDDAQGTGCVTLAGLINALKLAGKNISEVKIVFYGAGAANTTIFRLVMAAGGKPENCVMFDVDGALGLHRLDIKNDPRYYRQWEICQRSKVVNDIKVENALKGADVLVSLSQSGPGVIKPEWIAGMASKSIVFACANPVPEIYPSQALAAGAFIVATGRGDFPNQVNNSLGFPGILKGALLARASKITDNMAIAAAHAIAEFAEDSGLRPERIVSSMEEWELFPKVTAEVAAQAVKDGVARSSMTKKEAYLKARQDISEARAVIHGLMEHGFIKKPPMELLEKALEKAVTKVRAGVVK; translated from the coding sequence ATGGCGGATTTTGACCTGAGCTTGGATGATCTGGATAAATTGTTTCCGGCGGGATTTACCCAGCTGCAGATAGCCCAAGGGAAAACTGTCCTGCTTAAAGAGCTGGCCCTCGGTCTTCACAAGTTTTACGGCGGGAAGATGACGACCCTGCCCAAGGCCGGGCTGTACGGGAAGAACTGGTTCAACCTCTGGTACACCCCCGGGGTCTCCGGCGTCTCCACCGCCATCCGGGACGACCAGCAGGCCTCCTTCGACCTTTCCAACCGGGGCAACCTGGTGGCGGTGGTCTCGGATTCCACCCGGGTGCTGGGCGACGGCGACTGCGGCCCGGCCGGCGGCCTGGGAGTGATGGAGGGCAAGGCCTTTTTGATGAAGTACCTGGGTGGGGTGGACGCGGTGGCGCTGTGCATGGACAGCCGGGATCAAAACGGTAAACCTGACGCCCAGAAGATCATCGACTTTGTCAAGATGGCCCAGCCCAGTTTCGGGGCGGTCAACCTGGAGGACATCTCCCAGCCCAACTGTTATAAGGTGCTGGACACCCTGCGGGAGGAATGCGGCATCCCGGTGTGGCACGATGACGCCCAGGGCACCGGTTGTGTGACACTGGCCGGGCTGATCAACGCCCTGAAGCTGGCGGGCAAGAATATTTCCGAAGTCAAAATAGTGTTTTACGGGGCCGGAGCCGCCAACACCACCATCTTCAGGCTGGTGATGGCCGCCGGAGGGAAGCCGGAGAACTGCGTGATGTTTGACGTTGACGGCGCCCTGGGCCTGCACCGCCTCGACATCAAAAACGATCCCAGATACTACCGGCAATGGGAGATCTGCCAACGGTCAAAGGTTGTAAATGATATAAAGGTTGAAAATGCGCTAAAAGGGGCGGATGTTCTGGTCTCGCTCTCTCAATCCGGGCCGGGGGTGATCAAGCCAGAATGGATAGCGGGGATGGCTTCGAAATCTATCGTCTTCGCCTGCGCCAACCCGGTGCCGGAGATCTATCCCAGCCAGGCCCTGGCGGCCGGGGCCTTCATCGTGGCCACCGGGCGGGGCGATTTTCCCAACCAGGTCAACAATTCGCTGGGATTCCCCGGGATCCTCAAAGGGGCGCTGCTGGCCAGGGCCTCCAAGATCACAGACAACATGGCCATCGCCGCCGCCCACGCCATAGCGGAATTTGCTGAAGACTCTGGCCTTAGGCCGGAGCGCATAGTCTCCTCCATGGAGGAATGGGAGCTGTTCCCCAAGGTGACCGCCGAGGTGGCCGCCCAGGCGGTCAAGGACGGTGTGGCCCGCAGTTCCATGACCAAAAAAGAAGCATATCTTAAGGCCAGACAGGATATCAGCGAAGCCCGGGCGGTGATCCACGGCCTGATGGAACACGGGTTCATCAAAAAACCGCCGATGGAACTGCTGGAAAAGGCCCTGGAAAAGGCCGTGACAAAGGTTCGGGCCGGAGTGGTAAAATGA
- a CDS encoding NAD(P)-dependent oxidoreductase, whose protein sequence is MNKPSEVILIQTLGVPREMVQQRFAEILPGHALVWKGSELAEGRPLTELVGAARYLITGSLPIDGQTIRNCALSMISISFTGYDHVDLEACREKGIAVYNTPGYSTDSVAELALGLALSLLRNIPKGDAHARQTEQKFFAFPDGVELRGKTVGIVGTGATGLAAAKLFAAFGCKVLGYNRAKKDEFEKLGGTYCGLDDLLKESDIVSLHLALNAGTKHIMNAERITKMKPSAYLINTARGGLIDEAALAQALNDGKLAGAGLDVFGSEPPSQDNPLLTAKNTVLTPHLGYKTHEALLRKLEVTFRNIADFEKGVETNRVA, encoded by the coding sequence ATGAACAAACCATCTGAGGTCATACTGATCCAGACACTGGGTGTGCCAAGAGAAATGGTCCAACAGCGCTTTGCCGAGATACTGCCCGGGCATGCGCTGGTCTGGAAGGGTTCGGAGCTGGCCGAAGGCAGGCCGCTGACCGAGCTGGTGGGCGCCGCCAGGTATCTGATCACCGGCAGCCTGCCGATAGACGGCCAGACCATCCGGAACTGCGCGCTGTCAATGATCTCCATCTCCTTTACCGGGTACGACCACGTGGACCTGGAGGCCTGCCGGGAGAAGGGGATAGCGGTCTACAACACGCCGGGGTATTCCACCGACTCGGTGGCAGAACTTGCATTGGGTCTTGCTCTGTCACTGCTTCGTAATATTCCCAAGGGCGACGCCCACGCCCGCCAGACCGAACAGAAGTTCTTTGCTTTCCCGGATGGCGTGGAGCTGAGGGGCAAGACGGTGGGGATCGTTGGCACCGGGGCCACCGGGCTGGCCGCGGCCAAACTGTTCGCCGCCTTCGGCTGCAAGGTGCTGGGATACAATCGGGCCAAGAAGGATGAGTTTGAGAAACTGGGCGGGACCTACTGCGGCCTGGACGATCTGCTGAAAGAGTCGGACATTGTTTCCCTGCACCTGGCGCTTAATGCCGGGACCAAGCATATAATGAACGCGGAGCGGATTACCAAAATGAAACCCTCGGCTTATCTGATCAATACCGCCCGGGGCGGGCTGATCGACGAGGCGGCTTTGGCCCAGGCGCTCAACGACGGGAAACTGGCCGGCGCCGGGCTGGACGTGTTCGGAAGCGAGCCGCCCAGCCAAGACAACCCACTGCTGACTGCCAAGAATACAGTGCTGACGCCGCATTTGGGATATAAAACGCATGAGGCGCTGTTACGGAAGCTGGAAGTGACGTTCAGGAATATTGCGGATTTTGAGAAGGGGGTTGAAACTAACCGGGTGGCGTAA
- a CDS encoding DUF6144 family protein has translation MKKWAAQIDRHAPGKGASVIAGYDQVPDCPEDYAVWSEQAMKRLETAVPEQPAREEIMQGRACVFTEEFGTGPIDALAKLYAETKSVDRVLEAMGAERAKFGHPYREGSVIYEIRDPRDPEAFAKATTPYEKQMAACFCPLMRATKNRIPKEYCHCSAGWYKGIYEGIFKTKVRVETLEAVISGDEHCKFAIHLPGDLK, from the coding sequence ATGAAAAAATGGGCGGCCCAGATAGACCGCCATGCTCCCGGCAAGGGAGCTTCCGTGATAGCGGGCTATGACCAGGTCCCTGACTGCCCGGAAGATTACGCTGTCTGGTCGGAACAAGCCATGAAGCGGCTGGAGACGGCCGTTCCGGAACAGCCGGCCCGGGAGGAGATCATGCAGGGCCGGGCCTGCGTCTTTACCGAGGAATTCGGGACCGGGCCGATAGACGCTCTGGCCAAGCTGTATGCCGAGACCAAAAGCGTGGATAGGGTGCTGGAAGCCATGGGGGCGGAGCGGGCTAAATTCGGCCATCCCTACCGGGAGGGCAGCGTGATCTACGAGATCCGCGATCCGCGCGACCCGGAAGCCTTTGCCAAGGCCACAACGCCCTACGAAAAACAAATGGCGGCCTGTTTCTGCCCCCTGATGCGCGCCACAAAAAACCGCATTCCCAAGGAATACTGCCACTGCAGCGCGGGGTGGTACAAGGGGATCTACGAAGGGATCTTTAAGACCAAGGTCCGGGTGGAAACGCTGGAGGCCGTCATCAGCGGTGACGAGCACTGCAAGTTCGCCATTCATCTGCCCGGGGACTTGAAATAA
- a CDS encoding FumA C-terminus/TtdB family hydratase beta subunit → MKAKKISLPLSGAVVKKLKSGDRVLISGELFTARDAVHQKFHKLLTAGGKLPIDLKGQTLFYAGPAPSPRGKVIGSIGPTTSGRMDVYTPLLLAKAGLKAMIGKGRRSPEVIKAIKKHQAVYFAATGGAAALLAQTVVRAETVLFSELGPEAVLKLTVKDLPAVVAVDCRGRDFYEEGPKKFRKTKN, encoded by the coding sequence ATGAAGGCGAAAAAAATATCTCTCCCGCTGAGCGGGGCTGTAGTCAAAAAGCTTAAAAGCGGCGACCGGGTGCTGATCTCGGGCGAACTGTTCACGGCCAGGGATGCGGTACACCAGAAGTTCCATAAGCTGTTAACTGCGGGCGGTAAACTTCCCATAGATCTTAAGGGCCAGACATTGTTCTATGCCGGGCCGGCTCCGTCCCCCAGGGGAAAGGTGATCGGCAGCATCGGGCCCACCACCAGCGGAAGGATGGATGTCTACACTCCCTTACTCTTGGCTAAGGCCGGGCTGAAGGCCATGATCGGCAAGGGCCGCCGCAGTCCCGAGGTCATTAAAGCGATCAAAAAGCACCAGGCGGTGTATTTTGCCGCCACCGGCGGCGCGGCGGCCTTGCTGGCTCAAACGGTGGTCAGGGCGGAAACGGTATTGTTCTCCGAACTTGGACCCGAAGCCGTCTTGAAATTGACGGTGAAGGATCTTCCGGCGGTGGTGGCGGTGGACTGCCGGGGCCGGGATTTTTACGAAGAAGGGCCGAAGAAATTTAGAAAAACCAAAAACTAA
- the sucD gene encoding succinate--CoA ligase subunit alpha, with protein MAILVDKNTRLICQGFTGQHGTFHSLKCAEYGTKFVGGVVPGKGGTVHEGYPVFDTVAEAVEKQKANATMIFVPALYCRDAILEAVDAGLELVICITEGVPANDMMFVKRYLQGKKTRLIGPNCPGAISPGKAKVGIMPAAIHKEGSVGVISRSGTLTYEAVNQLTKLGIGQSTCIGIGGDPVIGTNFIDALELFQADKQTKAVLMIGEIGGSLEEETARWIKKNFPKPVAAFIAGATAPPGRRMGHAGAIISGGKGTYAEKVKVLKSCGIKVARTPAEMGETMKKAMGR; from the coding sequence ATGGCAATCTTAGTTGATAAAAATACACGGTTGATCTGCCAGGGCTTCACCGGACAGCATGGCACCTTTCACTCCCTGAAATGCGCCGAATACGGCACCAAGTTCGTGGGCGGGGTGGTGCCGGGCAAGGGCGGTACTGTTCATGAAGGATATCCAGTGTTCGACACCGTGGCCGAGGCAGTGGAAAAACAGAAGGCCAACGCCACCATGATCTTCGTTCCGGCCCTGTACTGCCGGGACGCCATCCTGGAGGCGGTGGATGCCGGGCTGGAGCTGGTGATCTGCATCACAGAGGGCGTGCCGGCCAACGACATGATGTTCGTCAAGCGCTACCTGCAGGGCAAAAAGACCCGTCTGATAGGGCCCAACTGTCCGGGAGCCATCTCGCCGGGCAAGGCCAAGGTGGGCATCATGCCGGCCGCCATCCATAAGGAGGGCTCGGTGGGCGTGATCTCGCGCAGCGGGACGCTGACCTACGAAGCGGTCAATCAACTGACCAAGCTGGGCATCGGCCAGAGCACCTGCATCGGCATCGGCGGCGACCCGGTGATAGGAACCAACTTCATCGATGCTTTGGAGCTGTTCCAGGCCGACAAGCAGACCAAGGCGGTGCTGATGATCGGCGAGATCGGAGGGTCGCTGGAGGAGGAGACCGCCCGCTGGATAAAGAAGAACTTCCCCAAGCCGGTGGCGGCCTTCATCGCCGGGGCCACCGCGCCGCCGGGCCGGAGGATGGGCCACGCCGGAGCCATCATCTCCGGGGGCAAGGGCACCTATGCCGAAAAGGTGAAGGTTCTGAAGTCCTGCGGCATCAAAGTGGCCAGAACCCCGGCCGAGATGGGCGAGACCATGAAGAAGGCCATGGGCCGGTAG
- a CDS encoding fumarate hydratase yields the protein MRAIEHNAIATAVEKMCREANCVLPRDTEQALGKALKLERSPLGRDILNQCLLNAKIAKVQKMPICQDTGLAVFFVKQGKDVEIKGGPIHEAINKGVAKACRQGFLRASCVGDPVFLRKNTGSNVPAIMHIERVPGSRLEINYMPKGGGAENTSRLAMLKPSDGQQGVVTFVSETVIQVGANPCPPTVVGVGIGGNFERCALLAKKALMWPVGKPNPDKRYDQLEKKILKAINASGLGPQGLGGTVSCLSVHIEHEPCHMSSLPVAVNINCHAHRHQTVAL from the coding sequence ATGAGGGCCATAGAACACAATGCCATCGCAACTGCGGTGGAGAAAATGTGCCGGGAGGCCAACTGCGTTCTTCCCCGGGACACCGAACAGGCTTTGGGCAAAGCCCTGAAACTGGAAAGGTCGCCGCTGGGCCGGGACATCCTTAATCAGTGTCTGCTTAACGCCAAAATTGCCAAAGTACAAAAGATGCCGATCTGCCAGGATACAGGCCTGGCGGTGTTCTTCGTAAAACAGGGAAAGGACGTGGAGATAAAAGGCGGCCCGATCCATGAGGCAATAAACAAAGGGGTGGCCAAGGCCTGCCGCCAGGGTTTTCTGCGAGCCTCCTGCGTGGGCGATCCGGTCTTTTTACGCAAAAACACGGGCAGCAATGTTCCGGCCATCATGCACATCGAACGGGTTCCCGGCAGCAGGCTGGAGATAAATTACATGCCCAAGGGCGGCGGGGCCGAGAACACCAGCCGGCTGGCCATGCTAAAGCCTTCGGACGGCCAGCAGGGAGTCGTTACATTTGTGTCCGAAACAGTGATCCAGGTCGGGGCCAACCCCTGTCCCCCGACGGTGGTGGGAGTGGGGATCGGCGGGAATTTCGAGCGCTGTGCGCTGCTGGCCAAAAAAGCTTTGATGTGGCCGGTGGGAAAACCGAATCCGGACAAGAGATACGACCAGCTGGAAAAAAAGATCCTGAAAGCGATCAATGCTTCGGGCCTGGGGCCGCAGGGCTTGGGCGGGACGGTCTCATGTTTAAGCGTGCACATAGAGCACGAGCCCTGCCATATGTCCAGCCTGCCGGTGGCGGTGAACATCAACTGCCACGCGCACCGGCACCAGACGGTGGCATTGTGA